The genomic window aaaaaagaatattttttggggTATTTGTATTCGGATGTTTCACAcagaaaatatttgacattCTTTACTGGGCTGATAAACAATTGAAATGATGTATTAATTGAAACCATGGCACCTAACAGCTAACCATGTTTGCtttctgtcctctcctccttctccttcagtgACGGTCAGATCACAGCAATTCTCGATCAGAAGAATTACGTGGAGGAGCTGAACAGACATTTAAGGTTTGTGCGGTTCACCGTCTCTCTTCACTTTCTTCGGCTGTTTATTGAGCTGCCGACTAATGTGCACTTTCTTCGGCTGTTTATTGAGCTGCCGACTAATGTGACACttctgtctgtttacagtgcatCTGTAAATAACCTCCAGGCCAAGGTGGACGCTCTGGAAAAGTCCAACACGAAGCTAACAGAAGAGGTGAGAGTGGTTCACAGCTGAACTTTCAACACAGCTGCTGGTTTACTTTGTTTACAGAAGTGTTTGCTGACCTTTGTCTCTGCAGCTCGCAGTCGCAAATAACAGGATCATCACTTTACAAGAAGACGTGGAGAGAGTAAAGGAGGAGAGCTCGTATCAGATGGAGTCCAGGAAGGTGAGCACATCATCATTTTAACTGTTAAGTTCTCCtgataaaagagaaaaatcacTTGCAGTGTGATAATGTTTGAGTTGCAATAATAATGAGTTGCAGCCCCTTTTCATGCTTCACATGCAGACAAAAAGctcaaatattttaaatataatagAATAAGACAAGAAAATAGACAACAAGATGAAACAAAGTAGATAAAAATTGCACTAAAGCAGGCCGATCAGTTCTGTTTACAAATTTTGAAACCttaagaagaaagaaaacatgcaaataatggacatttttattttaagaaatctCCCATTTACACCAGTTATCACCATTTAGCCTCGAAAGCATTATGTGTGACAAACTCTCCTGTCAGGAAATGTAACCGAACCTAAGCTTAAACTAgacatttcatcaaaatcattttattctacatgtcttaattaaaatttcgccacaaacaaactgtttgCCCTAACCAGATCTGGTAAAAACCATTAAATTCTGTGCCCCTTGATGCAACTGGGAAGCCATGAAAGACTCTGTTGAgaccaaaatacacacaacaaaaattcagttataataataataaagcacACGCCTCCTCCACTTCTCTTGGTTGAGtcccctgttttgttttgttttctcaataatatatttatttgtttttaacattatacaAACATCCCAGAACAAGTACACAGACAGTAAAGACGAGATAAAATTATAAAAGTAATGACTAACAGGGAGGAAAtacttataaaaaaaatgaaataatgtcaagaaataaaaagaataatggTCAGTGGAAATGGTTCATTTCTTCATAGAGTCAGAGCACATGTACAGTAAGCAGGCTCAGTGGATGGTCAGAGATCCGTAAGAGGTTCCCATGTTCTCAGAATACTTCCCCcttattttttaatatgtaaGATGTTGTTCCAGTTGTAGTGTATTGTTCAATATTTGTTTGGACAAATTAAATGTTGGGAGTTGAGCACTTCTTTGCTATATCTGATATTGTGCCGATCCTCTTTGCAGACATGGGGTCTAGCATCCATGTAcctctttccaaaaatgttttttagttttCTGCATTCCCAGAAATCATGAATGACTGACCCTGTGCATGTTTTACATCTGTGACATGTAGAGGATGAGCTAGGATATATCTTGCTCAAATGTAGTGGCGGCAGAGTCCCCTGCTTTGTCAGATCGGCATATagacagggttcctacacaagtatggaaagtatggaaaagtatggaaataaatttgatcaatttccaggtattaaaaagtatggaaaatgaaaaataaagtatggaaaaatatttttctttccagactattaccactgttctaaaaatactgttttctaaaatagaaaattaggtatttccaaaaataatgtaatcaatccggatcgtgttttatgccgggccaagcacagtttgtgtgagagcaaacgtctcagaaaacataccgccccttttacctgattgacaagtagtatgtccagtccgctgccccatgaccctcctccagccccccaggtatcaagtttcactccaacactgcaccttcgacaagaagacgcagaggcggtcctggctagttttacgccctgggcgAACTATCCCTCGGCGCCCCCCcatggagtcggacttctctgtcgccagtaagccgttatcttgcgccgcagagcactatgagcctccgccgtattcctgtctgtgacccccgttcaacccacaaccgtactgatatatttactcagatgccGCATAttctctgggaaaaaaaaaaaaaaaacgctgagaagtctggaaattagggtatggaattttgaaattccaaatgtgtaggaactcTGTATAGAAAACGAATGACCTGGTTGAATGGCGCTGTCCAGGATTCAGCCAAGTGtcagtgaatcaaaggatattacagttccttTAGATTTAGATATTTGTACAGTATACATttgcaatgaaaataaacatcttgtgttttttctgtccTGTAATGTGTGTTCCTGTTTTTCAGGCATCAAGAAGCGACTCAGCACCAGACGGGCAAGCGCTGGGTGAAACACGCAAGCAGCTCAAAGAGGAAACTCTGCTTCGATTGGTGCGTTTCAGGTTCTTAAAGATGCTCCTCTACTCTTATGTTTAGATTGTTATGGAATTATGAGAGTATTTGTAGATGTTATCATAATTCACATGTGCTTGACTCCATCTTGGGACAGTGTCAAATTGGTTGCCAGGCCGTGTCTATAATCAATGTCAGTGGTATTCTTGTCGTGAGGTGTGTATCTGAAGTTAAAGTCGATCTCCGTGCAGGATGTGGAGAAGGAGCTGGAGGTGCAGATCGGGATGAAGCAGGAGATGGAGCTGTCCATGAAGATGCTGGAGAAAGACATCTGTGAGAAGCAGGACGCTCTGGTGGAGCTCAGACAGCAGCTGGAAGACCTTCGTGCCATCAACCAACAGCTTAGCCACAAGTCACAGGTGAGGCTGCGTTTCTAATCCCTTAACTTCACTCCAGGTCTGTGCAGGAAGCATTTTGAAAGGGCTGGTCTGCTACTGTTTTTTGTTTAGAGTGTCAAATCTGTGAAATTTTGGTGCTAAGTAGcctttactgtgttttttataCACTGCAGTTCTCAATAATGACTTGGAACAAACATTTCTGCCTGTGTTTGTAACATCAAATGTGTCTGTTCCTGTATGTCAGCAGATTTTTACCGAACAAAATCTggacaaagtctgtggattattttttaaataccaCAATGAAAAGTTTTTGGAAATTACCATCACTGTTTCTGTTAAGATAGGGAATATTTGCACTGCGTTAAGGCAGAGGGTCCAGTGATTAAGGGTTTGGCTACAATATAAATTTTTCTTCAGATTCCATCACTTAATTCTCATAATGCCTCAAGTTGTAAGACGTTTTCCTCCAAATCTAGATTTTCTAATTTGATTGATTGTTAGATTTTCTAATAGTGACCCTTAATAAACACTGACTACGTTTACAGGCACATAATGTTCCCAAAAAGACagtattcctactaagctgtttataAGGCTTGTCGAAGACAATTTGTTTTAGATGGGTAACTTGAATCCCACTCACTGGCTTCACTTATACAAACACAGGCAGTACCCAGGTTTGCAGTTCAGAATTTGTATTGAAAATTGATATAAGCAGGGGGTTACAACACGGGCAATTAATGATGTCTTTGTCCATAAGTAACAGGTGACAGGTATTGATGATTGATGGGTTGACTGATGGTTGGTTTCTGGAAAACGGTTGAAAAAAAGAGGATGAAAGCAAAGGCGTTTaccctaaatatatcattattgGCACAGATTAGTGATATTAGCATTAAACAGTGGTCCCAATACATTATTAAAAAGGCTGGAAACAAGGTGCTAACAGTGCATTAATTGGCGACTTCTGCCACGATTAacatttataaatattaatTCATTGAACAAAGGAAATCAGTTTCTAACAACTGCTAATGTTCTCTACATTTAGCAACATGAACAGTACAATTCATAACACAAAGCGAGTGCCCTGCGTCACAAACTAATGAATGAAATAGGGAATGAGGCAATCACTCATTGGCCAGTCAATATATTATGAATGGACGAGACAGAAGGATACGAGTCGCGGCTCTCCGATGCTTCCTCTTCATATCCAGCTGTATTCAGTGCGCCCTGTGCATCCAGGCAATTTATATAGAGTGCACAATGAACGGGAGCGCGCTGTGATACAGCTGTGGTcagcagagatggagggaaTTCTTCACACTTGTAAttatgaatattccactaatatttctgtttacatgcagccacgCATACCCTGAATAACGTACcttaacatgttgtttatcaaaTTATGGAAAAGCTGAATAGCGGTCATTCCTTGGTTGGCGTTGCAATATCTGCGCATAAACATAAGCCTGTCGTTGTCCAAGTCTTTCTTCTGACTAGAAATTTGGGgatttcttttgggcatgcatctctacttgagccttgcaaactgttggtttTTGTACAACATATCcatgacaatgcacagagctgaccgTGAACTGACAACAGGTTGTGTGTTGCAACCTGTGGCAATAAGCCCAATTGAGATGAATATTCAGAATGTGCTGTATATACATGTCCACAGAATGCTCTTAAAGCCAGAATAATCTCGGCATTTACCACGTCTTAATCGGAATTGCTACATTGGGAAAAAGGCCAAACAGAATATGCCGTTCACATGACTTGAATCAAACTCAGAGTATCGTCATGTTTGGAATAACAGTGGAATGTTAATGTGTCAAATCTTCTCTCGAAAGCTAAAAGTCACTTGTGCGAGGTGAGCTCCGACTGAGGGCAAAACTCACGCagttaactaactaactaaaaacAGACTTCCTGTAACTGAGTGCAACATTTTGAGGCTGCAACTGTCCCAGTTACACATTTGTAAAGTGTGAGGCACCGCTGGTACTGCAAGTAATTTTTCTCACTCCGTATTCCCACTTCATGAATACTACAATACCCAGGAGCCTCAGCCGTAATTGCTGTGGAGGAGAAGTCAGTCAGAGGCGCCATAGTGACTGAACTCATCCAATATTGACCCAGAAACCAGAAGGGTTTTGATTCAATCTCAATCTTTAGCTCCACCTCTGTTAGCTGTGCATGTACCTTTAGAATTAAAGAATCTGATACTTTCGAGcacagtttttaatattttgcactGACAATTTAACCAGAAGAATTGTATGACAGTCTAAGCTGTAGAAGTGCTCAACTGTCAGTCATCTAACATCGTCtatgggaaaaaagaaaaggacttTTACATCTGTAGCCACCTTCACAACTCTGTTACAGTTAAAGCCTGAAACTATTCTGACCTAGAGGGGCTTTCACATCAGGTACTTTGGCTCTTATCTGAGTACACTTGACCCcaaagtccagtttgtttgaTTGGTGTGAACACCGTGTACCATACCTGGGCACAATACGCCAAACTAGAAGTGGACTGCTATTTAACCTGACTACAAGAAGCTGTTAACCGGTTATAAAGCATTCTCAGCTTAATACTGATCCCTCTGTATCAGACGGCCGCAGACAGATACCACCAtaagctctgtcagcactgttactgtgttaaggcctttgcacattgagtctgtttttttaggatgcattttttaatcagtcatcaaaaaaaaaacccagcagaaaccttgcacactgattccgatgtgttttattgttctgttaATTGTAAAAATTTGCAGTaattaagtataaaaaaatgagaagacacatttcctcctttgcctctctcactggagttacctatctggctgtcaccactccctccctgtctttcatttggcaccacagctgcatgaaggggtgGAGCTGTCCTCTACATTCTGTACGCCTTCcacagcctcctcctcttcatcatcatactcctgaatattactatcggacctgttgaaagtgagctatctgagttatgaaatgattttgTGTGCCCAGTTCCTCTGTCTTGTGTCCTGCTGCCACATTCTCCTCACTGAGTCTTGGTCAAAGATCTTAAAAGGCTAAAAATCTAACCTGTTTTGGAAAGTGTACTGACGGATGAAAGTTTCAGACTCAGTGTGTAAATGAGATTGACACAACgtgaagttatttatttttagacgtgcGACAGTTTCGGACAAAAACTGACTCAATCTGCGAAGGCCTTTAGCACCGTTAGTTTCTAGACGCCGGCTCAGCCAGCTCTGCCGATCCTGGCTCAGACGCTGAACCACACATATGCTCtaaatgttgcatacagctcctttaatacTAAATAAAAGTGAACACTAATGCAGATGAATCCTTGTATTGAAAAAGCACCAAACTCTTTCCAGTTTGGTGCTTTTAGGGAGACGAACAATATGTACTGAGTTATTGTTTCCAGTTGACTAACGTGGCTCATCCTCCACAGAGCGCAGATGCCAGCTCTAAACAGAAGAGTGAAGCTATCGCTCGCCTGGAGGAGAAAATAAACCAGATGACAGGGACTGTAAAACAGATGGAGACCAGGTGAGAGCAGTTCCCCACAGCAGCCATGATTGGCACAGTGAATGATTACGACAGTAGACAGTTTTTTGTCACAGAATCACTTAACTACAAAAACATcttattgtcttgttttgtcatttttctccCTCCactttcattattttttcattatcatgatttgttttaatcatttaaCCAGTGAGAAGCATTTGGTGAAGCAGGCCAGAAACCTGAACTCAGCAGCAGggaagctgctgcagctgcagcagtagcTCCCCACTTTCATAACTCTGAATACAAACATACAACCCTGCCTAATATAGAAACAACCAAACTAGGATGTTATCTTTTCTGTACGATGctccttttgttgttgaaaataaaaccattttCCCACAACCTCCTGCAGTGGCTCTCCAGCATCAGCTTCGAGTAGTGTGGACTGAGTCGATCCTTTTAGCAGCCCTAAATCCTTGTGTTCTCTGACAGATCAGATTTATACTTTTATTTGGTAGGCATTTCTACGGGAGCCAAGAATGGCCATgcttgcaattatttttttgatgCTGTTAACTTGAGATCACGAGTTAATTATTTCGTTATCTCGAGAGAACAGAGCTTGTTTTCTGATGATAATTTACTTTGATGCTTGAGAAATACAACAGCCTCTTCTCTGGAAATAATGAGATAATTTATCACGAGAAAAGTTGTTCTGTTTTTGAGGTCATGGGATGATTATGGAGAACTTGAAAATGAGTTTGAAGTTTATTTTATCACACCTGATTTCTGCCTACAAGATCACTGTCAGGACTGATTCATAACTGCCTGTGCCAGACCTACAGTCTGATGCACTGATCAGTAATGGTAGCTACTCTTTCCTCTGACGTCTTCAGCTTTAATCAGTCGCTACATCTAAGCACACTGGCATGACTCTAATAATCTCTGATAAACATTATAAGTAATAAGAGGAAACAAACTTTTGCTTTCTCATAATAATGGTTTGATTATCTtgtgttcttgagataatgaatgaataaacttGTGCTGTCAAGataacttcatttaaaaaaatgaattgcaAGCATGGTCTTCCTCAGCCTTCGTGCATTTCTTAAAAATACTGCATTAATGCTTTATAGGCAGAGGTAAGACGAGTAGACGGCATGGTGTCCAAAATTCCACTGTGAACAGTTTTCAGATTTGATGGACTGATGATTAATGTGCTAACGAACACGTCCTGGATATTTGGGAGCTAGTGGACTTGCTGTAATGTTATTCCAAAGAATAAAACCACTACCAGAGACTGTGCTTGAATATTTTCAACCAACAGAGACtgacaggataaaaaaaaagagaatctGAACTGATGTTTAGGGAGCTGGTATCAAATGTTCGGTGATCCACATTCAAGTGTCGAAGGCCAGGACAGGAGTAGGATAAAGTAAGGAGTCAAAGGgcaaaattaatttattaattttgaaCTGTATGTGAACATAACATTGGTGTAAACTGTAGTAATCATTAGGCTAATAAAACgataaacaaacacagcctGCTTCATCTTCTTTGGCTAAAGTTTCCCTGTTGTCCTTGTTGAGTTTCTGTCCCCAGGTCtgtcatttttatgtgtttttttatttacttatcttTCCAACCATGTGTCTTTTCGTCAAGTTTTCATTTTGCCATAAGTTTGTGtaacacccccccccctccccaaacCAGATGCAAACaggctgacagagagagggatcTGGCTTTAGAGGCCAACCGGCTCTTCAAACAGGAGTTTGGAGACAAAATCGAGagtctgcaggtggaggtggagcagcTGAGGAGGCACAGGTAAAGTGTATATGATGTATATTCTTCTAAAGGATAAGACGGGTGATATTTGTTGTTACATACAAAGGTCATTATAGAGGGCGCTAACTTTATAATCAATAGTACTCTTTGTTTATGGTAATTAAAAAccctctgatttattttttaaaatgctgcatGTAGCATAAATTGTagttttactgtatttattttatgtctttagGATATTTATCTTAAGAAGAGATCAGGTCATCTTAGTCCTCTcctttttaatttgccttttTCTCTATTGTCATCAGATAAAGCATGATTATTATGAATGTTATGAGTATAAACTTGTGTTCACTGCACTGTTTGTCCTGTTTCAGGTCTTatctggagctggagctgaggaAGGAGCGAGAGCGCAGGAGTGAGCATCATCTCGACGCTGCATCCAGACAGTCCAGCACTCCtcggagggagaggagaaaccCAGAGAGCATACCAAAAGTAAACCTGTGGTCATAGGAGTGCAGAATTAAAGATGAAGTAAAGGTGTTGTCTGCGTTGTGcttatatgtgtgtattttatcaACAGCGTCCTCCAGAATCCCCGTCAGTCAAAAGGGAGAATGAGCAGTTAAACACGGCAGCAGAGGATAAAACAAGTCTGAGCTCCAGCCTGTAAGTTTTAGGAACGACAGTGttcagaagaaaaaataaaataagaatctgaggaaatatttgtatttaattaatttatttatccaCTTCTCCTCCTTTTAAGGTCCTCAAGGTCACACCATGAGGATGAACAGGTGAGGTCTACGATGCACTAAATAAACgttaaattattttactgtgaTCTGCTTATGATTGGATGATTttattgcagtaaaaaaaaggagaaaaatttACTTAAAATATAACTAAAAAATCACTTTCTCTATCATTAATGTTCCAGTTGTAAAGGTGCATACAGGAAAAGTAACACCTGTATCAGCCAACTAATGTTGTAGCATTAGTATCAATTAGATATTTCGTCTCATGAATCTCATAGTGGCTGTAATCAAGACCatattattgattgattttctgTAGGAGTCCTTTGTGGAGATCAGTCAGCCCTCCATCTGTACGCTGTGTGAACATGACGACTCCCTGCTGAAGACAAAGGTACGAGGATGGAAAATTATTCCAATCTTCTCATCTCTTATTAAAAGTTTACAACATTAAATGTCTCTATAAATCAGAAAAGGCTGTTTTCAAAAGCTTATAGAGATCCAACATACAGAGatgtttttaaagggaaaaacaaccaaaaaaaaaaaaaagataaattaaatgtttaaacaaaTTGAATTTTTTGATAACCCATTCTTGAGAACTGAGACAAATCATGTCGTACCCCccaaaaaagtcttaaaattaCAACTAATCAACACACCAATTTAGTTTTGGCGGTGAAATATTGTTTTCaaataatttatatatatgaaataagtatgatttataaaatattttgatctgctttcatttttttaacttctaaacTTGCCCTGTGCCAGAAAACCGCCTTGTCCCAGACAACAATTCACAACTTTAGACAATTTAAAATTGTGTTAATGGCCtccaaaatctaaaactaacagTGCATACTGATAACAGTGGTGTAAAAATGTTCTGCTATAATctggccctttaaagatgtGTCCCCGGTttcagatttctacaaaaacataatttaatcaggCATAAAAGGGGATTAGCTATATCATAAGGACTCttgtctcacttcctggtttctaAATAGGCAGGAATGCTTCTTGAGTAGTGgtaagctttttattttttgataaatttGTTAAATAATGTTGCTACTGGGTGTGTCTCAACCATAACATGTCAACTCCGTAGCCCTTCTAAATCAAAAAGTGTTCATTAGCATTGAGAGAACTGAGCAACTTTGAAAACTAAAATGGCTACTCTCTATGACTGCTTTGACATTAATGAATATGTAACTTATGTCAACTCCATAAGATTTTAACTCCGTCAGATGTTCCCTCTGACACCCATCATGTATGCTATCTCAAAAAATATCATTGGGACAGTGACAATAAACTcaagactttgatcttttaaaatatattttttccagccTAATTGAAGAGTAAAAATCTAAACCTCAAAAAGTATGGTTTGAAGAATGAGTGTCACATTTTAAGTAAGGCTTGGTTACCATGTTAAATTGCACTCAGTAAATTAATTTCCTGTTACAGCGTGTTATATATCACCTAatcctgtttttctgtctctagAAACAGTGTAAGAACTGCAGCGGGGTTTTCTGTGAGAGCTGCGTGTCCAACGAGCTGCCGTTGCCTTCCTCCATTCtcccagagactgtgtgtacCGCCTGCTTCTCTCTGTTACTCCAACAATACGCTTCAACGCCAACATGAAACCGCATTTTACTACAAGACACGATGATCAGACACACGGAAACCAGAGGCATTTATTTTGTACAACTGGCACTGCAAAAATGCACTTTTTGACTTCATGATGTTACGAAAGATCTGATGGAGTCCTGCGAGTCCTGGACTTGCGATATTTTAGTTACTCTAATTTAGGAATGTCCAAACGTGAGCGCTGTTCGGGTGcaggttttcatttttcaaatacTGGTGTCGCTGTAATTCTCCCGGTCTGGCTGAAAGTGTGTGTTAAGCTGCTGTGGTATTTGTTTAGTGAAAACCTGCACTCAACAAAGCTGTAAAATGGCACCTGAGTGGAGATTGCTGATATAAAAACCAACTTGAATCATCtcatgcattaaaaaaatgactttccACAAGGTCCACTAAGTGGATTATTGATTAAAAGGTCAACTgacattatatattttttatataatttagttttaaaagataaaaaaggaaaaactggaCTTGTTTAAGCCACAGCTGTGCTCCAATGTAACGCACCTGTTAATCATACACAgatcagtgtgtgatgtaaacagtgatgaATTAAAGTTTTCATCATTTCACTCAAATGAAGCATGAATTTTTACACTTGTATGCTCAAAGTGGCATCTAATTCAGGGCgatactgacaaaaaatatccCAAACACTTCAGAccaaatactatactatgatattaaGCATGTGTTAGTATTTTAGGAAAGCCTGTATGTGCTGTCAGAAGATTTTTATACACTTgaaaattgttaaaaacaatCATATATACAGAAACATGAATGATACATGAAGTAATAATGAGTAAAGAAAACTGTAAAGCTGTAATGCAGAATTTAAGACCAGAAAAAGATTAATCAAACTGTGGCGATAACCAAAATCCTTCATCAAGTCTCTTATCTTGATATCGATGTTTCATGAACATATCAACGAGCTCTGGTGTTCAGACTGGAGGGGAGAGTTAATAATGCTGTTCGACATTTTGGGTACTGCGCTTATTCTCTTTCTCAAGTagaattagatgagaagattgatacctgtctcatgtctgtctgtttgatatgaagctgcagccagttagcttagcttagcgcaaaaactggaaacaggaggaaacagctagctcgGCTTAGAGGTGCTGGCGGCAGATTTTATTCTCTCTGGACTGAGCCAGGCACTCTTTATGTACATTTAAAGCCCCCCTCCACTcagttttacttcctgtttgatgGTTAACGCTCTCTCTAACCGTAGCAACTAGACTGCAGCTATAGTAGTTTGTAAAATAGCAATATGGCACTTACTTTGATGGGTTTACTGATATCAGAGCACAGATGAGACGGCAATTAACACATCACACTGAGTTTCTCTTTGACTCACTCGTCTTTActgcctcctcctgctgcagctatCGGTTGTGTAGTAACGAGGCGCCATTTGGCTGCCAGTCACAGTCCATAACAGGAGGGATAGATATGTTGCTGAGGCTCAATGTTTGAAATGGAGCTATGGGACGTTTAGGAGGGGTGCCGTCCACCAGCATCAGCCCCTCCCGCTATAGGTCAGCACCGTCACTGCCCCGAGCAGCACTGTGATTTCTAGCCGATGCTGGTGGACGGTGCAACCTTTCAACACGTTCTGAAACTGCATTTTTAGATTGTGGACCTAGGTAacatgtctgtccatcctgcAGTGTGCTGAGGCCAGGAGACGGTAAAGAAGAGACCGAGTGAGAGACAGTCGGTATTGCAGCCGTTCACTGCGCACAGGCTACAAATGCCATTATGAAATTTAACGACACACTAAGGTGCAGGGAAACTACTAAGATACTACGATGACTGTGGTGTTTATGACAGTGCACCTGCACAAGCTTGGAGGATGTATGACTTGCAGATTCTTTTACAGCCATGTCATCTTCCAGTTTTAGCAACAACCTTCTATTTTTAGCTTCGAGCACATAATTATTCGTCAAAAAATATTTGGCGAACAGTGAGTGTGGTTAAAAAACATTGTCAGGATGTGACtaagaaaaatatgaaatacaaaaataccacaaaaaaatgGAGGGGGActatagcttcatatttacagtgCAGACAGAAGAGTGGTATCAGTTAGAGACGGCCATTTTAAGTAACCTCCATTTTCGAGTAGTACATAGGTTAGGCGCAGACTCCGAGCCAATTTCCTCCCGGTCAATTCACCATCTGCCCGGtcagcatgagctaacacagcagcagcagcagcagctgctaacatccaacaccgagcTGTTAAACAGTCCCAAAAAACTCACACCACAATGGCTCGAGTCATTCATTAAACTCATTAATAGCTGTTAGGTAGtgttagccgtgtgatgctaacagtcagccctgttactgtgtgtgtgtgtgtgcgggcagGCGGGCCAACTCTCACTAACTGTTCCCTGGTgcggagctcacactcccagCGCATatcccaaaatgtcagactattcctttaagtttaCACATCTTAATATTCTGGGTAAAATCTTT from Epinephelus moara isolate mb chromosome 8, YSFRI_EMoa_1.0, whole genome shotgun sequence includes these protein-coding regions:
- the rufy3 gene encoding protein RUFY3 isoform X1 produces the protein MAERDMSPGDHPLQSSSEVSESSGRQNSSDENGHVDSPDDTLSPTSVIYFKEALHSSNLRFGKAGSLSPTPLRQYDFRIERIDSKRKNPKDPIAIERLNLMNMAKLSIKGLIESALNLGRTLDSDYAPLQQFFVVMEHCLKHGLKTKKTFLGQNKSFWGALELVEKLTPEAGEITASVKDLPGLKTPLGRGRAWLRLALMQKKLSDYMKTIINRKDLLSEFYEPNALMMEEEGAVIAGLLVGLNVIDANLCMKGEDLDSQVGVIDFSMYLKDGGHSSKSAEGDGQITAILDQKNYVEELNRHLSASVNNLQAKVDALEKSNTKLTEELAVANNRIITLQEDVERVKEESSYQMESRKASRSDSAPDGQALGETRKQLKEETLLRLDVEKELEVQIGMKQEMELSMKMLEKDICEKQDALVELRQQLEDLRAINQQLSHKSQSADASSKQKSEAIARLEEKINQMTGTVKQMETRCKQADRERDLALEANRLFKQEFGDKIESLQVEVEQLRRHRSYLELELRKERERRSEHHLDAASRQSSTPRRERRNPESIPKRPPESPSVKRENEQLNTAAEDKTSLSSSLSSRSHHEDEQESFVEISQPSICTLCEHDDSLLKTKKQCKNCSGVFCESCVSNELPLPSSILPETVCTACFSLLLQQYASTPT
- the rufy3 gene encoding protein RUFY3 isoform X2; the encoded protein is MSDLTLQSETPTPTTDKITQAARETIYLCNFRVSVDGEWLCLRELNDISLTPDPEPAHEDPKDPIAIERLNLMNMAKLSIKGLIESALNLGRTLDSDYAPLQQFFVVMEHCLKHGLKTKKTFLGQNKSFWGALELVEKLTPEAGEITASVKDLPGLKTPLGRGRAWLRLALMQKKLSDYMKTIINRKDLLSEFYEPNALMMEEEGAVIAGLLVGLNVIDANLCMKGEDLDSQVGVIDFSMYLKDGGHSSKSAEGDGQITAILDQKNYVEELNRHLSASVNNLQAKVDALEKSNTKLTEELAVANNRIITLQEDVERVKEESSYQMESRKASRSDSAPDGQALGETRKQLKEETLLRLDVEKELEVQIGMKQEMELSMKMLEKDICEKQDALVELRQQLEDLRAINQQLSHKSQSADASSKQKSEAIARLEEKINQMTGTVKQMETRCKQADRERDLALEANRLFKQEFGDKIESLQVEVEQLRRHRSYLELELRKERERRSEHHLDAASRQSSTPRRERRNPESIPKRPPESPSVKRENEQLNTAAEDKTSLSSSLSSRSHHEDEQESFVEISQPSICTLCEHDDSLLKTKKQCKNCSGVFCESCVSNELPLPSSILPETVCTACFSLLLQQYASTPT